In Mercurialis annua linkage group LG6, ddMerAnnu1.2, whole genome shotgun sequence, the following are encoded in one genomic region:
- the LOC126653818 gene encoding protein POLAR-like 1: protein MDLWVVAAAAGVGYAAKANYFQNSTSRVTTESSFKTCSCQSHPWNLLQQIRGRTCPLCRLQVNGAVSSTSGANNSGEFHLQNYGINTRNARTQLKNKADESILKPLEYVYTSLASLSPLPSPSPSPSTYMETVGSLISRGSHDFRKEMESTETQTESFHSQGFSSNDLLYFFVGIAIGMTLIIAYSRREVDNLNEQLNKNENLARDLYEELEMKDHVILKELPNEDTETAFSTEKESKFDSKELSDNKCKNSEAISKIEAELEAELEILEQTMKSSSTLDVHLEFVEDSLSDSEHEASGTSSYPIQTGIYTVPPQELRLRLHEVIQDRLKQQIMELEIALEDSQNRLHMLESDTV, encoded by the exons ATGGATTTATGGGTAGTTGCTGCAGCTGCTGGTGTTGGATATGCAGCCAAAGCTAATTACTTCCAAAATTCAACATCAAGAGTAACAACAGAGAGCTCATTCAAAACATGTTCTTGTCAATCTCATCCATGGAATCTATTGCAGCAGATACGCGGTAGAACTTGCCCGTTATGCAGATTACAAGTGAATGGAGCAGTAAGCAGTACTTCTGGTGCTAATAATAGTGGTGAATTCCATTTGCAGAATTATGGGATTAATACAAGAAACGCGAGAACTCAACTAAAGAACAAGGCTGATGAGAGTATCTTGAAACCTCTAGAATATGTGTATACTTCACTTGCATCACTATCACCATTGCCATCGCCATCGCCATCACCAAGTACATACATGGAGACAGTTGGAAGTTTAATAAGCAGAGGCAGCCATGATTTCAGAAAAGAGATGGAATCAACAGAAACTCAAACTGAATCATTTCATTCACAAG GTTTTTCCAGCAATGATTTGCTTTATTTCTTTGTTGGAATAGCTATTGGGATGACACTGATCATTGCTTACAGCAGAAGAGAAGTAGACAATTTAAATGAACAACTGAATAAGAATGAGAACCTGGCTCGTGACTTATATGAAGAACTCGAAATGAAAGACCATGTAATTCTAAAAGAGCTGCCAAATGAGGATACAGAAACAGCGTTTTCGACAGAAAAGGAATCTAAATTCGACAGCAAAGAACTATCTGACAACAAGTGTAAGAATTCTGAAGCAATTAGTAAAATTGAGGCAGAACTTGAAGCTGAGCTAGAAATATTAGAACAAACAATGAAATCGTCATCTACCTTGGATGTACATTTAGAATTTGTGGAAGATAGTTTATCAGACTCGGAGCATGAAGCAAGTGGAACCTCATCTTATCCAATACAAACAGGAATCTACACTGTACCACCTCAGGAGCTGCGGTTGCGCCTTCATGAGGTAATACAAGATAGGCTGAAACAACAGATAATGGAACTTGAGATAGCACTTGAAGATAGTCAAAACAGATTGCATATGCTGGAATCCGATACAGTGTAG
- the LOC126653821 gene encoding uncharacterized protein LOC126653821 has protein sequence MQLTKDYACYICHQMEEFGFCNQVFNENLKNPLTDYVGLTQITINQATINATNAHAFVLQLLRNTTNSGLKNALIVCENGYRIVLMQSFQDAFKYFNEKDYRSMMKSELITPRAQRSCSTSFSIPPFLVNPLVNRNREMRIIIGMAVLTGHQFDT, from the coding sequence ATGCAATTAACGAAGGATTACGCGTGCTACATTTGTCATCAGATGGAAGAATTCGGATTTTGCAACCAAGTTTTCAACGAAAACTTGAAAAATCCATTGACAGATTATGTCGGTTTGACCCAGATTACAATCAATCAAGCTACAATCAATGCAACCAACGCACATGCTTTTGTTCTGCAGCTTCTTCGGAACACAACAAACAGTGGATTGAAAAATGCTCTTATTGTGTGTGAGAATGGTTACAGAATAGTACTGATGCAGTCTTTCCAAGATGCTTTCAAATACTTTAACGAAAAAGATTACCGCAGTATGATGAAGTCTGAACTGATAACACCAAGGGCGCAACGCAGCTGTTCAACCAGTTTTAGTATTCCTCCGTTTCTTGTTAACCCTCTGGTCAATCGAAACAGGGAAATGCGGATCATTATCGGCATGGCTGTGCTCACAGGACATCAGTTTGATACTtga
- the LOC126653819 gene encoding uncharacterized protein LOC126653819, with the protein MALAGNSIMLQTRAPFPTTLKSSKSASKLITFQPKLQSLSHSNVGLSGVSSSSISDDKVGVQQGWSEFGRKVSGEWDGFGADFSSQGKPIELPENVVPEAYREWEVKVFDWQTQCPSLAQSQEFHFMYKTIKLLPTVGCEADAATRHSVDERIVGGGDSEVCGFAYDASGCYVGVWAMRDDGMEVEYCLMHPHDKESRVRIIKFVDSKMRLKNIRVFVEQWYGEFRNGEQLGGCAMRDSAFAATAALQASQVVGAWEGRAKSATFVNISNSFVQELTGDSIRNSVRDEHSLILLPKQLWCSLKAGSHGETISEVGWLFQPQFSLTSTCIFSTHANKKDISIAIAREEIVDKA; encoded by the exons ATGGCATTAGCAGGCAATAGTATTATGCTACAAACCAGAGCTCCTTTTCCTACAACTTTAAAATCCTCAAAGTCTGCATCAAAACTCATCACTTTCCAACCAAAACTGCAATCCCTCTCTCACTCTAACGTTGGACTAAGTGGAGTCTCTTCTAGTTCCATATCTGATGATAAAGTTGGGGTCCAACAAG GATGGTCAGAGTTCGGTAGGAAGGTGAGCGGGGAATGGGATGGGTTTGGAGCGGACTTTAGTAGCCAAGGAAAACCAATTGAACTTCCAGAAAATGTGGTGCCTGAAGCTTATAGAGAGTGGGAGGTTAAGGTTTTTGATTGGCAGACTCAATGCCCCAGTCTTGCTCAATCACAAGAGTTCCATTTTATGTACAAGACGATCAAATTACTTCCGACTGTCGGATGTGAAGCTGACGCTGCTACCAGACACAGCGTCGATGAGAGAATTGTTGGTGGAGGGGATAGTGAAGTTTGTGGGTTTGCATATGATGCCAGTGGGTGCTATGTTGGTGTGTGGGCAATGAGGGATGATGGTATGGAGGTGGAGTATTGTTTGATGCATCCTCATGATAAGGAGTCCCGTGTGAGGATAATAAAGTTTGTTGATTCAAAGATGAGATTGAAGAATATAAGGGTTTTTGTGGAGCAGTGGTATGGAGAATTTAGAAATGGCGAGCAGTTAGGTGGATGTGCTATGCGCGATTCTGCATTTGCGGCTACTGCTGCCCTGCAAGCTTCTCAAGTCGTAGGAGCTTGGGAGGGTCGCGCTAAATCTGCAACTTTTGTTAACATCAGCAAT TCGTTTGTGCAAGAACTAACAGGAGACAGCATTCGCAACTCGGTAAGGGATGAGCATAGTCTTATACTGCTTCCAAAACAACTGTGGTGTTCCCTTAAAGCAGGTTCACATGGTGAAACCATCTCGGAGGTGGGATGGCTGTTTCAACCTCAATTTTCTTTGACGTCAACATGCATTTTCTCAACTCATGCGAACAAAAAG GACATATCCATAGCAATAGCAAGAGAAGAAATTGTCGATAAAGCTTaa
- the LOC126653820 gene encoding uncharacterized protein LOC126653820 translates to MNHSCCQFFIFLIIFLFTNPAASDEQTQERISYICQMEEFGFCNQTFNENLKNPSTDYVGLTQITINQAIINATNTHAFVLQLLRNATDRGLRNALVVCENGYSIVVQSFQAAFQYFNNKDYRSMMKSEFITPRAQGSCSTSFSVPPFPVNPLVNRNREMRIIIAMAVLTGHQLDY, encoded by the coding sequence ATGAATCATTCTTGTTGCCAGTTTTTTATCTTCTTAATCATCTTTCTCTTTACTAATCCTGCGGCAAGCGACGAGCAAACACAAGAACGGATCAGTTACATTTGTCAAATGGAAGAATTTGGATTTTGCAACCAAACTTTCAACGAGAACTTGAAAAATCCATCGACAGATTATGTTGGTCTGACCCAAATAACAATCAATCAAGCTATAATCAATGCAACCAACACACATGCTTTTGTTCTGCAGCTTCTTCGGAACGCAACAGATAGAGGATTAAGAAATGCTCTTGTTGTGTGTGAGAATGGTTACAGCATAGTGGTGCAGTCTTTTCAAGCTGCTTTCCAATACTTTAACAATAAAGATTACCGGAGTATGATGAAGTCTGAATTTATAACACCGAGGGCGCAAGGCAGTTGTTCAACTAGTTTTAGTGTTCCTCCGTTTCCTGTCAACCCTCTGGTTAACCGAAACAGGGAAATGCGGATCATCATCGCCATGGCTGTGCTCACAGGACATCAGCTTGATTATTGA
- the LOC126653816 gene encoding probable inactive purple acid phosphatase 1: MFVEEIPSSYNLQKDWNTCSFYTVQSTVFQTHSKLSNTWFSLITVLLGTILSIRMSELRFQFLSIIILLLVLQETASHPFSKISIHNTTFALTNLAYINASPSLLGLKKQNQEWVTVEFSNPIPSVDDWVGVFSPANFSSDACPSENPRVFPPLLCSAPIKFQYANYSTPNYKDTGEGSLKLQLINQRSDFSFALFTGGFFNPKLVAVSNTVAFSNPNAPVYPRLAHGKKWDEMTVTWTSGYGINEAEPFVEWGPKGGDPIRSPAGTLTFDRHSMCGAPARTVGWRDPGYIHTSYLKDLWPNKVYMYKLGHRLFNGSYIWSSKYQFRASPYPGQNSLQRVVIFGDMGKGEVDGSSEYNDFQPGSLNTTKQLIEDLNNIDIVFHIGDICYANGYLSQWDQFTAQVDPIASTIPYMIASGNHERDWPGTGSFYGNLDSGGECGVLAETMFYVPTENRAKFWYSTDYGMFRFCIADTEHDWREGTEQYKFIEHCLASVDRQKQPWLIFLAHRVLGYSSCITYAMEGSFGEPMGRESLQKLWQKYKVDVAMFGHVHNYERTCPIYQNTCTSKEKHYYKGSLNGTIHVVVGGAGASLSPYTTLQTAWSLYKDYDHGFVKLTAFDHSNLLFEYKKSKDGKVYDSFQISRDYRDILSCTVDSCPSTTLAS; this comes from the exons ATGTTCGTTGAGGAGATTCCTAGTTCCTACAACCTCCAAAAAGATTGGAACACCTGTTCATTTTACACAGTTCAATCAACAGTTTTTCAAACTCACTCTAAGTTATCAAACACATGGTTTAGTTTGATTACTGTGTTGTTGGGCACAATACTAAGTATTAGAATGTCTGAATTAAGGTTCCAATTCTTGTCTATAATTATTCTACTTCTAGTTCTTCAAGAAACAGCTTCACATcctttttcaaaaatttctaTTCATAACACAACTTTTGCTCTTACCAATCTTGCTTACATTAATGCCTCTCCTTCACTCCTTGGCCTCAAG aaacaaaatcaagagtGGGTTACAGTGGAATTTAGCAATCCAATTCCCTCAGTTGATGATTGGGTTGGTGTGTTTTCTCCTGCTAATTTCAG CTCTGATGCTTGCCCATCagaaaatccaagagttttcccTCCTCTATTGTGTTCTGCACCTATTAAG TTTCAGTATGCAAATTACTCTACCCCTAATTACAAAGATACTGGAGAAGGGTCATTGAAGCTCCAGCTAATCAACCAGAGATCTGATTTCTCCTTTGCTCTATTTACTGGTGGCTTTTTCAAT CCAAAGCTGGTGGCAGTGTCCAACACAGTAGCTTTCTCGAATCCGAATGCACCAGTTTATCCACGCTTAGCGCACGGGAAAAAATGGGATGAA ATGACTGTAACTTGGACAAGTGGATATGGGATCAATGAAGCAGAGCCATTTGTTGAATGGGGTCCTAAAGGAGGTGATCCTATCCGTTCCCCGGCTGGAACACTCACATTTGATCGTCATAGCATGTGTG GTGCGCCAGCAAGGACTGTAGGATGGCGTGATCCTGGATATATACACACTAGCTATTTGAAGGACTTGTGGCCCAACAAAGT GTATATGTACAAGCTGGGACATAGATTGTTCAACGGTTCCTATATTTGGAGTTCAAAGTACCAGTTTAGAGCTTCTCCTTATCCTGGACAAAATTCTCTGCAGCGTGTAGTCATTTTTGGTGACATGGGAAAG GGTGAAGTTGATGGTTCTAGTGAATATAATGATTTTCAGCCTGGCTCTCTAAACACAACTAAGCAGCTCATTGAAGACTTGAACAACATTGATATCGTTTTCCACATCGGAGATATATGCTATGCAAACGGATACTTATCACAGTGGGACCAATTTACTGCACAAGTTGATCCCATTGCATCAACCATCCCTTATATGATTGCAAG TGGCAACCATGAGCGTGACTGGCCAGGGACAGGATCCTTTTATGGGAACTTGGATTCTGGAGGAGAATGTGGTGTTTTGGCTGAGACTATGTTCTATGTCCCTACTGAGAACAGGGCAAAGTTctg GTATTCTACTGATTATGGCATGTTCAGATTCTGCATAGCAGACACGGAACATGACTGGAGGGAGGGAACAGAACAGTACAAGTTTATTGAGCATTGCCTAGCATCAGTAGATAGACAAAAGCAACCCTGGTTGATCTTTCTTGCACATCGGGTATTGGGTTATTCATCTTGTATCACTTATGCAATGGAAGGATCCTTTGGAGAACCGATGGGAAGGGAAAGCCTTCAAAAACTTTGGCAGAAATACAAGGTTGACGTTGCTATGTTTGGTCATGTGCACAATTATGAAAGAACATGCCCTATATATCAG AATACATGCACCAGTAAAGAGAAGCATTACTATAAAGGTTCCCTGAACGGGACAATACATGTCGTCGTTGGTGGTGCAGGAGCAAGCCTTTCGCCATATACCACACTCCAAACAGCTTGGAGTTTGTATAAAGATTATGATCACGGATTTGTGAAACTTACTGCGTTTGATCATTCAAATCTGTTATTCGAGTATAAGAAGAGTAAAGACGGGAAGGTTTATGATTCATTCCAGATTTCCCGGGATTATAGAGATATATTGTCCTGTACTGTGGATAGTTGCCCCAGTACGACACTTGCATCTTGA